Proteins encoded in a region of the Burkholderia ubonensis subsp. mesacidophila genome:
- a CDS encoding ArsR/SmtB family transcription factor, whose translation MSDSDDHHFPGLSRIGALIADPGRAAMLWVLMDGSARPAGELTLVAGLSPSAASAHLARLTEGGLLALDIRGRHRYYRIASADIAASLEALANVARAAAPHRPVPPPSRAVPAELRYARTCYDHMAGELAVRIFDALTARGWLNAQGDAVDATELGTQALARWGIDVAQQRTRRRRFACGCLDWSERRSHLGGALGAALLDSFCAQGWVERTERPRVLRVTVPGQQALDAWLTAP comes from the coding sequence ATGAGCGATTCCGACGATCACCATTTCCCGGGCCTGAGCCGCATCGGCGCGCTGATCGCCGACCCCGGACGGGCCGCGATGCTGTGGGTGCTGATGGACGGCAGCGCCCGCCCCGCCGGCGAGCTCACGCTGGTCGCCGGGCTGTCGCCGTCCGCCGCGAGCGCGCACCTCGCGCGCCTGACCGAAGGCGGGCTGCTCGCGCTCGACATCCGCGGCCGGCACCGCTATTACCGGATCGCGTCCGCCGACATCGCCGCGTCGCTCGAGGCGCTCGCGAACGTCGCCCGCGCGGCCGCGCCGCACCGGCCCGTTCCGCCGCCATCGCGCGCCGTACCCGCCGAGCTGCGCTACGCGCGCACCTGCTACGACCACATGGCGGGCGAGCTCGCCGTGCGCATCTTCGACGCGCTCACCGCGCGCGGCTGGCTGAACGCGCAAGGCGATGCGGTCGACGCGACCGAGCTCGGCACGCAGGCGCTCGCGCGCTGGGGCATCGACGTCGCGCAGCAGCGCACGCGCCGACGCCGCTTCGCGTGCGGCTGCCTGGACTGGAGCGAGCGCCGCTCGCACCTCGGCGGCGCGCTCGGCGCGGCGCTGCTCGACAGCTTCTGCGCGCAGGGCTGGGTCGAGCGCACCGAGCGCCCGCGCGTGCTGCGCGTGACCGTGCCCGGACAACAGGCGCTCGACGCGTGGCTTACGGCCCCATGA
- a CDS encoding C39 family peptidase yields the protein MSGQHRRRSLRIAVTVASGVWCAAAFAQSSIDASTLVGVPLTKHLQSIRDLRYRDVVNQQFDFSCGSAALATLLKYGYDIDIPETEMIRRMMAFSTPEVVVKNGFSMLDMKKFVETLGLRGRGFRVGIDALYHLQIPVLVLMDLDGYEHFVIVKHAENGRIFIADPALGNRILLEQDFAKTWNGLVFAVLGKPFREDSPLLQNNESLALKLRDQALNTGSAAIPFVEFGLIKADLF from the coding sequence ATGTCCGGGCAACATCGGCGAAGGTCACTGCGCATTGCCGTCACCGTCGCAAGCGGTGTCTGGTGCGCGGCGGCCTTTGCGCAATCGAGCATCGATGCGTCCACGCTCGTGGGTGTGCCACTCACGAAGCACCTGCAATCGATCCGCGACCTGCGCTATCGCGACGTGGTCAACCAGCAGTTTGACTTCAGCTGCGGCTCCGCCGCGCTCGCCACGCTGCTCAAGTACGGCTACGACATCGACATTCCGGAAACCGAAATGATCCGGCGAATGATGGCGTTCTCAACGCCCGAAGTCGTGGTCAAGAACGGCTTCTCGATGCTCGACATGAAGAAATTCGTCGAGACGCTCGGCCTGCGCGGCCGCGGCTTCCGGGTCGGCATCGACGCGCTGTACCACCTGCAGATTCCCGTGCTCGTGCTGATGGATCTCGACGGCTACGAGCACTTCGTGATCGTCAAGCATGCGGAAAACGGCCGGATCTTCATCGCCGACCCGGCGCTCGGCAACCGCATCCTGCTCGAACAGGATTTCGCCAAGACCTGGAACGGCCTCGTCTTCGCCGTGCTGGGAAAACCCTTCAGGGAGGACTCGCCTCTTTTGCAGAACAACGAATCGCTGGCGCTCAAGTTGCGCGATCAGGCGCTCAACACGGGCTCCGCCGCGATTCCTTTCGTCGAATTCGGCTTGATCAAGGCAGACTTGTTCTGA
- a CDS encoding cell wall anchor protein, translating to MKRTLIAAAVLLTAAGSVFAAPPKVFLFNTTGVTETVGIRGWVRIFGCVTVTSTAGAVINNNQTVMLPEGTSLDPNYHSYSMGAVTTTYNNEDKNVSVSGSSSHKSSESFTKMSSSKSSESHSSSHDSLSVTAWASGEIEKSQGSHNSQHSSSSTDTSASSGHKAVAGVLTVTVAASASESETHTHTGNHRNGGSSASQDFNGSLYVAGAAGVAWDNASSKSKTHDDMSSASWNKSESESESGYKARVHHDQMASTESSSKSYEKSKSEAFSKSKSWSFNLDLDKTDVTTTGSVTRYTDTRHAGVLNAGTGANAATGVTGNLGVNIAEGIDNAQSNDVSLASVDIGNVFGNAQIFSKQSSAGYASVNNFKLNASVGDGSLSNVSGNVGVNVASGIGNVQNNSLAGAVTTVNATQAQTVAMVATDDNAQNAAAGASGRFEGSATLGANTLHNATGNIGVNIAGGVGNLQHNGLAIAALNNGH from the coding sequence ATGAAGCGCACTCTCATCGCAGCGGCGGTCCTCTTGACAGCGGCAGGTTCCGTCTTTGCCGCACCGCCGAAGGTATTTCTGTTCAATACGACCGGCGTGACCGAAACGGTCGGCATTCGCGGCTGGGTCCGGATCTTCGGATGCGTGACCGTGACCAGCACGGCGGGCGCGGTCATCAACAACAACCAGACCGTGATGCTCCCCGAAGGGACGTCGCTCGACCCGAACTATCACAGCTACTCGATGGGTGCCGTCACGACGACCTACAACAACGAGGACAAGAACGTCTCGGTGTCGGGCAGCTCGTCGCACAAGTCGAGCGAATCGTTCACGAAGATGTCGTCGTCGAAGTCGAGCGAATCGCACTCGTCGTCGCACGATTCGCTCAGCGTGACGGCATGGGCGTCGGGCGAAATCGAGAAGTCGCAGGGGAGCCACAACTCGCAGCATTCTTCGTCGTCGACGGACACGAGCGCCAGCAGCGGCCACAAGGCTGTCGCGGGCGTCCTGACGGTCACGGTCGCCGCGTCCGCCAGCGAAAGCGAGACGCATACCCACACCGGGAACCACCGCAACGGCGGCAGCAGCGCGAGCCAGGACTTCAACGGCAGCCTCTATGTGGCGGGCGCGGCCGGCGTCGCGTGGGACAACGCGTCGTCGAAGAGCAAGACGCACGACGACATGTCGAGCGCGTCATGGAACAAGAGCGAGTCGGAAAGCGAATCCGGGTACAAGGCGCGCGTGCATCACGACCAGATGGCGTCGACCGAATCGTCGAGCAAGTCGTACGAGAAGAGCAAGTCCGAAGCGTTCTCGAAGAGCAAGTCGTGGAGCTTCAACCTCGACCTCGACAAGACTGACGTGACGACGACGGGCAGCGTCACGCGCTACACCGACACCCGCCATGCCGGCGTGCTGAACGCGGGCACCGGCGCCAACGCCGCCACCGGCGTCACCGGCAACCTCGGCGTGAACATCGCGGAAGGCATCGACAACGCGCAAAGCAATGACGTCTCGCTCGCGTCGGTCGATATCGGCAACGTGTTCGGCAACGCGCAGATCTTCAGCAAGCAGTCGTCGGCAGGCTACGCCAGCGTCAACAACTTCAAGCTGAACGCGTCGGTCGGCGACGGCTCGCTGTCGAACGTGTCCGGCAACGTCGGCGTGAACGTCGCGTCGGGCATCGGCAACGTGCAGAACAACAGCCTTGCCGGCGCCGTCACGACCGTCAATGCGACGCAAGCGCAGACGGTCGCGATGGTGGCGACCGACGACAACGCGCAGAACGCGGCGGCGGGGGCGAGCGGACGCTTCGAAGGCAGCGCGACGCTCGGCGCCAACACGCTGCATAACGCGACCGGCAACATCGGCGTGAACATCGCCGGCGGCGTCGGCAACCTGCAGCACAACGGTCTCGCGATCGCTGCGCTCAACAACGGTCACTGA
- a CDS encoding thymidylate synthase: MKQYLDLVRTILDTGTWQENRTGIRTISMPGAMLRFDLQEGFPAVTTKKLAFKSAIGELVGFLRASRSASDFRALGCKVWDANANENAQWLANPYRQGVDDLGDVYGVQWRRWPGYKVLDAGADAQIADATGRGFRIVARFDEDGAPKVLLYKAIDQLRQCLDTIMQDPGSRRILFHGWNPAVLDEIALPACHLLYQFLPNVAKREISLCLYIRSNDVGLGTPFNLTEGAALLSLVGRLTGYTPRWFTYFVGDAHIYENQLDMLQQQLAREPYESPRLVIAERVPEYVQTGVYAPEWLEKVEPSDFSLVGYRHHEPLTAPMAV, translated from the coding sequence ATGAAACAGTATCTCGATCTCGTTCGCACCATTCTCGACACCGGCACCTGGCAGGAGAACCGCACGGGCATCCGCACCATTAGCATGCCCGGCGCGATGCTGCGGTTCGACCTGCAGGAAGGCTTTCCGGCCGTGACGACGAAGAAGCTCGCGTTCAAGTCCGCGATCGGCGAGCTGGTCGGCTTCCTGCGCGCGTCGCGCAGCGCCTCCGATTTCCGCGCGCTCGGCTGCAAGGTGTGGGACGCCAATGCGAACGAGAACGCGCAATGGCTCGCGAATCCGTACCGGCAGGGCGTCGACGATCTCGGCGACGTGTACGGCGTGCAATGGCGCCGGTGGCCCGGCTACAAGGTGCTCGACGCGGGCGCCGACGCGCAGATCGCCGACGCGACCGGCCGCGGTTTTCGCATCGTCGCGCGCTTCGACGAGGACGGTGCGCCGAAGGTGCTGCTGTACAAGGCGATCGACCAGTTGCGCCAGTGTCTCGACACGATCATGCAGGACCCGGGCAGCCGCCGCATCCTGTTCCACGGGTGGAATCCGGCGGTGCTCGACGAGATCGCGCTGCCGGCTTGCCACCTGCTGTACCAGTTCCTGCCGAACGTGGCGAAGCGCGAGATCTCGCTGTGCCTGTACATCCGCAGCAACGACGTCGGACTCGGCACGCCGTTCAACCTGACGGAAGGGGCCGCGCTGCTGTCGCTCGTCGGCCGGCTGACCGGCTATACGCCGCGCTGGTTCACGTATTTCGTCGGGGACGCCCACATCTACGAGAACCAGCTCGACATGCTGCAGCAGCAGCTCGCGCGCGAGCCTTACGAGAGCCCGCGGCTCGTGATCGCCGAGCGCGTGCCGGAGTACGTGCAGACGGGCGTGTACGCGCCCGAATGGCTGGAGAAGGTCGAACCGTCCGACTTCTCGCTCGTCGGCTACCGGCATCATGAGCCGCTGACCGCGCCGATGGCCGTTTGA
- a CDS encoding sigma-54 dependent transcriptional regulator, which produces MEAEPRHVIYFSREPSDALRGHFDARRWRVDLAETVRDVRRVVQQGVATAGLLDFSSGFKPGDLRELEPCLTIPRIGWIAATQRGQLQDATLRHLIRDYCFDYVTMPFETSRIVETIGHAHGMVALTDPVTPQPGAGRGEGEMVGTCEAMLALFKMIRRVATTDAPVFISGESGTGKELTAVAIHERSPRAQAPFVAINCGAIPSTLLQAELFGYERGAFTGANQRKNGRVEAAHGGTLFLDEIGDLPLESQASLLRFLQEGKIERLGAHASIPVDVRVICATHVDLVAAMREGRFREDLFHRLCVLKIEEPPLRARGKDIEVLARHMLERFKGDSHRRLRGFSPDAIAALYGYAWPGNVRELINRVRRAIVMSEGRTITAADLELGDYAVLAPVSLVEAREAAERQAIEHALLRHRGRFADAARELGVSRVTLYRLMCAHGMRERGDAALAGFSAPLPELPRHAC; this is translated from the coding sequence ATGGAAGCCGAGCCGCGGCATGTGATCTATTTTTCCCGGGAGCCGAGTGACGCGTTGCGTGGGCACTTCGACGCGCGCAGGTGGCGTGTCGATCTCGCGGAAACCGTCCGCGACGTGCGGCGCGTCGTGCAGCAGGGCGTCGCGACGGCCGGGCTGCTCGATTTCTCGTCGGGCTTCAAGCCGGGCGACCTGCGCGAGCTCGAGCCATGTCTGACGATTCCGCGCATCGGCTGGATTGCCGCCACGCAGCGCGGCCAGCTTCAGGATGCCACGCTGCGGCACCTGATTCGCGACTACTGCTTCGATTACGTGACGATGCCGTTCGAGACGTCGCGCATCGTCGAGACGATCGGCCATGCGCACGGCATGGTCGCGCTGACCGATCCGGTCACGCCGCAGCCGGGCGCCGGGCGCGGCGAAGGCGAGATGGTCGGCACCTGCGAGGCGATGCTCGCGCTCTTCAAGATGATTCGCCGGGTCGCGACGACCGATGCGCCGGTGTTCATCTCCGGCGAGTCGGGCACCGGCAAGGAGCTGACGGCCGTCGCGATCCACGAGCGCTCGCCGCGCGCGCAGGCGCCGTTCGTCGCGATCAACTGCGGCGCGATTCCGTCGACGCTGCTGCAGGCCGAGCTGTTCGGCTACGAGCGCGGCGCATTCACCGGCGCGAACCAGCGCAAGAACGGCCGTGTCGAGGCCGCGCACGGCGGCACGCTGTTCCTCGACGAGATCGGCGACCTGCCGCTCGAAAGCCAGGCGAGCCTGCTGCGCTTCCTGCAGGAAGGCAAGATCGAGCGGCTCGGCGCGCACGCATCGATCCCGGTCGACGTGCGGGTGATCTGCGCGACCCATGTCGATCTCGTGGCGGCGATGCGCGAAGGGCGCTTTCGCGAGGACCTGTTCCACCGGCTGTGCGTGCTGAAGATCGAGGAGCCGCCGCTGCGCGCGCGCGGCAAGGACATCGAGGTGCTCGCGCGGCACATGCTCGAACGCTTCAAGGGCGACTCGCACCGCCGCCTGCGCGGCTTTTCGCCCGACGCGATCGCAGCGCTGTACGGCTATGCGTGGCCGGGCAACGTGCGTGAGCTGATCAACCGCGTGCGCCGCGCGATCGTGATGTCGGAAGGCCGGACGATCACCGCGGCGGATCTCGAGCTGGGCGACTATGCGGTGCTGGCGCCGGTGTCGCTCGTCGAGGCGCGCGAGGCGGCGGAGCGGCAGGCGATCGAGCATGCGCTGCTGCGGCATCGCGGCCGGTTTGCCGACGCGGCGCGCGAGCTCGGCGTGTCGCGCGTCACGCTGTACCGGCTGATGTGCGCGCACGGGATGCGCGAGCGCGGCGATGCCGCGCTGGCCGGGTTCTCGGCGCCGTTGCCGGAGCTTCCGCGGCACGCTTGCTAA
- the fumC gene encoding class II fumarate hydratase — MNEAVRMERDTFGEIAVPAARLWGAQTERSLQNFRISTEKQSPELIHALAIVKRAAAAVNQSLGVLADDKAHAIIAAADEIIAGQHPREFPLAVWQTGSGTQTNMNLNEVIANRASELMGGERGEARKVHPNDDVNRGQSSNDVFPTAMHVAAAYAIVNHLLPALRTLRATLDAKSKAFADIVKIGRTHLQDATPLTLGQEFSGYVAQLDQGIRHVESTLPHLYELALGGTAVGTGLNAHPEFAVRVADEIGRLTKLSFVTAPSKFEVMAAADALVFAHGALKTVAASLMKIANDVRWLASGPRCGLGELSIPENEPGSSIMPGKVNPTQSEAVTMLCCQVFGNDVAVNVGGASGNFELNVFRPMIAHNVLQSVRLLADGAQSFNDHCAVGIEPNRARIDLLLNESLMLVTALNPHIGYDKAAQIAKKAHKEGTTLKAAALALGYLTDAEFDAWVRPEQMIGSR, encoded by the coding sequence ATGAACGAAGCAGTTCGGATGGAACGCGACACGTTCGGCGAAATCGCCGTGCCGGCCGCCCGGCTCTGGGGCGCGCAGACCGAGCGCTCGCTGCAGAATTTCCGGATCTCGACCGAGAAGCAGTCGCCGGAGCTGATCCACGCGCTCGCGATCGTGAAGCGCGCGGCGGCGGCCGTGAACCAGTCCCTCGGCGTGCTGGCCGACGACAAGGCGCATGCGATCATCGCGGCGGCCGACGAGATCATCGCGGGCCAGCATCCGCGCGAATTCCCGCTCGCGGTCTGGCAGACCGGCTCCGGCACGCAGACCAACATGAACCTCAACGAGGTGATCGCGAACCGCGCGAGCGAGCTGATGGGCGGCGAGCGCGGCGAGGCGCGCAAGGTCCATCCGAACGACGACGTGAACCGCGGCCAGTCGTCGAACGACGTGTTCCCGACCGCGATGCACGTCGCCGCCGCGTATGCGATCGTCAACCACCTGCTGCCCGCGCTGCGCACGCTGCGCGCAACGCTCGACGCGAAGTCGAAGGCGTTCGCCGACATCGTGAAGATCGGCCGCACGCACCTGCAGGACGCGACGCCGCTCACGCTCGGCCAGGAATTTTCCGGCTACGTCGCGCAGCTCGACCAGGGCATCCGGCACGTCGAATCGACGCTGCCGCACCTGTACGAGCTCGCGCTCGGCGGCACCGCGGTCGGCACCGGGCTGAACGCGCATCCGGAATTCGCGGTGCGCGTCGCCGACGAAATCGGCCGCCTGACGAAGTTGTCGTTCGTGACCGCACCGAGCAAGTTCGAGGTGATGGCGGCCGCCGACGCGCTGGTGTTCGCGCACGGCGCGCTGAAGACCGTCGCGGCGAGCCTGATGAAGATCGCCAACGACGTGCGCTGGCTCGCGAGCGGACCGCGCTGCGGGCTCGGCGAGCTGTCGATTCCCGAGAACGAGCCGGGCAGCTCGATCATGCCGGGCAAGGTGAACCCGACGCAGTCCGAAGCCGTGACGATGCTGTGCTGCCAGGTGTTCGGCAACGACGTCGCGGTGAACGTCGGCGGCGCGAGCGGCAATTTCGAGCTGAACGTGTTCCGTCCGATGATCGCGCACAACGTGCTGCAATCGGTGCGGCTGCTCGCCGACGGCGCGCAGAGCTTCAACGACCATTGCGCGGTCGGCATCGAACCGAACCGTGCGCGCATCGACCTGCTGCTGAACGAATCGCTGATGCTCGTGACGGCGCTCAATCCGCACATCGGCTACGACAAGGCCGCGCAGATCGCGAAGAAAGCGCACAAGGAAGGCACGACGCTGAAGGCCGCCGCGCTCGCGCTCGGCTATCTGACCGACGCGGAATTCGACGCGTGGGTGCGTCCCGAGCAGATGATCGGGTCGCGCTGA
- a CDS encoding acyl-CoA thioesterase has product MSASSPATATLDRNETVFRFLAEPSSVNFGGKVHGGALMKWIDEVAYACAAVWSSRYCVTVSVGNIRFQRPILVGNLVELKARVVATGRTSMHIHVSVHAGDPKGGVLRQTTDCLVVFVAVDENGNPLPVPPFVPETDEQKRLAKYAMDVRAALDKIVEMKPEEVAKGAV; this is encoded by the coding sequence ATGTCCGCCTCGTCCCCCGCCACCGCGACTCTCGATCGCAACGAAACCGTATTCCGCTTCCTCGCCGAGCCGTCGTCCGTGAACTTCGGTGGCAAGGTGCACGGCGGCGCGCTGATGAAATGGATCGACGAGGTCGCCTACGCCTGCGCGGCGGTCTGGTCGAGCCGCTATTGCGTGACGGTCAGCGTCGGCAACATCCGCTTCCAGCGTCCGATCCTGGTCGGCAACCTGGTCGAGCTGAAGGCGCGCGTCGTCGCGACGGGGCGCACCAGCATGCACATCCATGTGTCGGTGCACGCCGGCGATCCGAAGGGCGGCGTGCTGCGCCAGACGACCGACTGTCTCGTCGTGTTCGTCGCCGTCGACGAGAACGGCAACCCGCTGCCGGTGCCGCCGTTCGTGCCGGAGACCGACGAGCAGAAACGCCTCGCGAAGTACGCGATGGACGTGCGCGCCGCGCTCGACAAGATCGTCGAGATGAAGCCCGAAGAGGTCGCGAAGGGCGCGGTCTGA
- a CDS encoding peptidase C39, whose product MKRYLSPLCLAWCATMCGYASSAVAAENAPGALNALRPFDSHMPAPAMQLVDDDVLAHQTGKFADASMISGVVVNLVSQWQLPNGARAIAQGTLTAATNAANRHNAHVTTLAKVVDGDGAPSGADPHAVATGGQAVSVNGISQVTQVAGNNNAGTNTAVIDFNAQNPSPAPLPGSTSNTSAFATDTSSTVKAGASFTRNGVSLVLQTPAGIATQSITPAANQQAGSIAQLLQVAGNRQIVSNQLQILLQTQQMSPATLRQMGVLQALQNSALVRR is encoded by the coding sequence ATGAAACGCTACCTCTCGCCGCTCTGCCTCGCATGGTGCGCCACCATGTGTGGCTACGCGAGCAGCGCCGTTGCAGCCGAGAACGCGCCCGGCGCGCTCAATGCATTGCGTCCGTTCGACAGTCACATGCCTGCACCGGCCATGCAGCTCGTCGACGACGACGTCCTCGCCCACCAGACCGGCAAATTTGCCGACGCCTCGATGATCTCCGGGGTCGTCGTGAACCTGGTGTCCCAATGGCAACTGCCGAACGGCGCCCGTGCGATCGCGCAAGGCACGCTGACGGCCGCCACGAATGCCGCCAACCGGCACAACGCGCATGTCACGACGCTCGCGAAAGTCGTCGACGGCGACGGCGCGCCGAGCGGCGCGGACCCGCACGCCGTCGCGACGGGCGGGCAAGCGGTATCGGTCAACGGCATTTCGCAGGTCACGCAGGTCGCGGGCAACAACAACGCCGGCACCAACACCGCCGTCATCGATTTCAATGCGCAAAACCCGTCGCCAGCCCCGCTGCCCGGCTCGACCTCCAATACCAGCGCGTTCGCAACCGATACGTCGAGCACGGTGAAGGCCGGTGCCTCATTCACCCGCAACGGGGTCTCGCTCGTCTTGCAGACACCCGCCGGGATCGCCACCCAGTCGATCACTCCGGCAGCCAACCAGCAGGCCGGCTCGATCGCGCAACTGCTGCAGGTCGCAGGCAATCGCCAGATCGTCTCGAACCAGTTGCAGATCCTGTTGCAGACGCAACAGATGTCACCCGCAACGCTCCGTCAGATGGGCGTCCTGCAGGCGCTGCAAAACAGCGCCCTCGTGAGGAGATGA
- a CDS encoding DUF6600 domain-containing protein, producing the protein MATLFTLKRTTRVTLLAFAALAALPAAFAQSTGAPPYAAARQQQQGDPPGRVARLNYLSGAVTTEPAGTDTWSYAAVNRPLTTGDQLWNDTGARSELHIGSTAVRLGESTSLSVMNLDDTTTQLKVGLGSVSTHVRSLPPGTSYEIDTPNLALGIASPGDYRVDVAPDGASTTVTVRRGSATVYGDNGQYPLSAGQQVVFTGTGLQVAQQAQAPGLDPFDQWAAGRDGNEDRSVSARYVSRDIPGYQDLDANGTWREDPTYGAAWVPNDVPEGWAPYHDGHWIWQAPWGWTWVDDAPWGFAPYHYGRWAYVDDSWAWVPGPVVVSEPPVYAPALVAFVGGGGGGFDWSIGLTIGGVAAAGCAWFPLGPGERWHPGWGGWSPHYYDRVNQNIVVNNVNVNKTVNVTNITNINNTYINYHAPHAITAVPATAFVHGQPVARVAQHVDPQQWRNAHVTPGTPGIAPVRQSFTGGLRNAAYRPPAAVAQHPVVATRNPAVPPAFRDRAAEHLVQQGARVPGAGAPVVKTSVPPDYTPRPVKVPGNPHESGWAMRNVQLVNPHGPVVQPTHAQAEGQPGGAHAVPSGPSGLAAAGVGAAAAGLGAAALMGAMHGGHPATGEPANAPRLMNGVAPNAPAGQHAAAAPEPGVPHPPSFGNAPDLRGGARSAQAAPAPSPAWMQPHPPIDRQRAAPGPSGAPTALHPAGQNALPPVRSAMQPPRPDAAPAPGARPAETAPSPRALPNPRADLAAPTPQPRPDFSVPAQHGQARPDNATPAPRPRADYAPPAPRQDIAPPRANEYRPPAPAHEAPRQQPPAMQMQALPRPQLPAPHVEARPQMPPPHMEPRPQMQAPRMEPRPQAQPPRAEPRPAMPEQHVQSSPPPQAPHNNGRDDRHHQ; encoded by the coding sequence ATGGCCACCCTGTTCACGCTCAAACGCACCACACGCGTCACCCTGCTCGCCTTCGCCGCGCTGGCCGCGCTGCCCGCCGCGTTCGCCCAGTCGACGGGCGCGCCGCCGTACGCGGCCGCCCGGCAACAGCAGCAAGGCGATCCGCCCGGACGCGTCGCACGGCTCAATTACCTGTCCGGCGCCGTGACGACCGAGCCGGCCGGCACCGACACGTGGTCGTACGCCGCCGTGAACCGGCCGCTGACCACCGGCGACCAGTTGTGGAACGACACGGGTGCGCGCTCGGAACTGCACATCGGCTCGACCGCCGTGCGGCTCGGCGAATCGACGAGCCTGTCGGTGATGAATCTCGACGACACGACGACCCAGCTGAAGGTCGGCCTCGGCTCCGTGTCGACGCACGTGCGGTCGCTGCCGCCCGGCACGTCATATGAAATCGACACGCCGAACCTCGCGCTCGGCATCGCCAGCCCCGGCGACTACCGCGTCGACGTCGCGCCGGACGGCGCGAGCACGACGGTCACCGTGCGACGCGGCAGCGCGACCGTCTACGGCGACAACGGCCAGTACCCGCTGTCGGCCGGGCAGCAGGTCGTGTTCACCGGCACCGGCCTGCAGGTCGCGCAGCAGGCGCAGGCGCCCGGCCTCGACCCGTTCGACCAGTGGGCCGCCGGCCGCGACGGCAACGAAGACCGCTCGGTGTCGGCCCGCTACGTATCGCGCGACATTCCCGGCTATCAGGACCTCGATGCGAACGGCACGTGGCGCGAGGACCCGACCTACGGCGCAGCGTGGGTGCCGAACGACGTGCCGGAGGGCTGGGCGCCGTACCACGACGGCCACTGGATCTGGCAAGCGCCGTGGGGCTGGACCTGGGTGGACGACGCGCCATGGGGCTTCGCGCCGTATCACTACGGCCGCTGGGCCTACGTCGACGACAGCTGGGCGTGGGTGCCCGGTCCGGTCGTCGTCAGCGAGCCGCCCGTCTATGCGCCGGCACTCGTCGCGTTCGTCGGCGGCGGGGGCGGCGGCTTCGACTGGAGCATCGGGCTCACGATCGGCGGCGTCGCCGCGGCGGGCTGCGCGTGGTTCCCGCTCGGCCCGGGCGAACGCTGGCATCCGGGCTGGGGCGGCTGGAGCCCGCATTACTACGATCGCGTGAACCAGAACATCGTGGTGAACAACGTCAACGTGAACAAGACCGTGAACGTGACGAACATCACCAACATCAACAACACGTACATCAACTACCACGCGCCGCATGCGATCACGGCCGTGCCCGCGACCGCGTTCGTGCACGGCCAGCCGGTCGCGCGCGTCGCGCAGCACGTCGACCCGCAGCAGTGGCGCAATGCGCACGTGACGCCGGGCACGCCGGGCATCGCGCCGGTGCGCCAGAGCTTCACCGGCGGGCTGCGCAACGCCGCCTATCGTCCGCCGGCCGCCGTCGCGCAGCATCCGGTCGTCGCGACGCGCAACCCGGCCGTGCCGCCCGCGTTCCGCGACCGGGCGGCCGAGCATCTGGTCCAGCAAGGCGCACGCGTGCCCGGCGCGGGCGCGCCGGTGGTGAAAACCAGCGTGCCGCCCGACTACACGCCGCGCCCGGTCAAGGTGCCCGGCAATCCGCACGAGAGCGGCTGGGCGATGCGCAACGTGCAGCTCGTCAATCCGCACGGCCCGGTCGTGCAGCCGACACATGCGCAGGCCGAGGGCCAGCCCGGCGGCGCGCACGCGGTCCCGTCCGGCCCGTCCGGCCTCGCAGCGGCCGGTGTCGGCGCAGCCGCCGCCGGCCTGGGCGCGGCGGCGCTGATGGGCGCCATGCACGGCGGCCACCCCGCGACCGGCGAGCCCGCAAATGCGCCCCGCTTGATGAACGGCGTCGCGCCGAACGCGCCCGCGGGCCAGCACGCCGCCGCGGCGCCGGAGCCCGGCGTCCCGCATCCGCCGTCGTTCGGCAACGCGCCCGACCTGCGCGGCGGCGCGCGCTCCGCGCAAGCCGCGCCTGCGCCGTCGCCCGCATGGATGCAGCCGCACCCGCCGATCGACCGGCAGCGCGCGGCGCCCGGCCCGTCCGGCGCGCCGACCGCGCTCCATCCGGCGGGACAGAACGCGCTGCCGCCGGTGCGAAGCGCGATGCAGCCGCCGCGCCCGGACGCAGCACCGGCGCCGGGCGCGCGGCCGGCCGAAACCGCGCCGTCGCCGCGCGCATTGCCGAACCCGCGGGCCGACCTCGCCGCGCCGACGCCGCAACCGCGCCCCGATTTCTCCGTGCCGGCACAGCACGGGCAGGCGCGGCCCGACAATGCGACCCCGGCGCCGCGCCCGCGCGCCGACTACGCGCCGCCCGCGCCGCGCCAGGACATCGCGCCGCCGCGTGCGAACGAGTATCGCCCACCGGCTCCCGCTCACGAGGCGCCGCGGCAGCAACCGCCGGCGATGCAGATGCAGGCCTTGCCGCGGCCGCAACTGCCCGCGCCTCATGTGGAAGCCCGGCCGCAGATGCCGCCGCCGCACATGGAGCCACGTCCGCAGATGCAGGCGCCCCGCATGGAACCGCGGCCGCAAGCGCAGCCGCCGCGCGCGGAGCCGCGGCCGGCGATGCCCGAGCAGCACGTCCAGAGCAGCCCGCCGCCGCAGGCGCCGCACAACAACGGTCGAGATGACCGCCATCACCAGTAA